A single genomic interval of Electrophorus electricus isolate fEleEle1 chromosome 4, fEleEle1.pri, whole genome shotgun sequence harbors:
- the LOC113587308 gene encoding ketosamine-3-kinase-like isoform X1, which translates to MEALLKRELGTAKLKATGHSGGGCISEGLSYDTDFGRVFAKINYKNQARQMFDGEKASLEAILSTNAIKAPRPMKVVDLNQGGAVFVMEHVDMRLLSRYSAQLGEQLADLHLHNKRQKEKQIKAEQTIGKGSGQSEVPVVDRFGFHVVTCCGYIPQVNDWQTDWVSFYTQQRLQHQLGLVEQAYGDREARELWASLQLKVPQLFSAVEVEPALLHGDLWSGNAADYLDGPIIFDSGSFYGHSECDLALGSMLGGFSRRFYNAYHQKIPKAPGFGKRLKLYQLFHKLNQWNHFGNSYRESSLCMMKDLLK; encoded by the exons ATGGAAGCGCTACTGAAGAGGGAGCTGGGAACTGCCAAGCTGAAAGCCACTGGACACTCCGGGGGCGGATGTATCAGCGAGGGCCTGAGCTATGACACAGACTTTGGAAGAGTCTTCGCCAAGATAAACTACAAGAACCAG GCTAGACAGATGTTTGATGGAGAGAAAGCGAGTCTGGAAGCCATCTTGTCCACGAACGCCATCAAAGCCCCGAGACCAATGAAGGTTGTGGACCTCAACCAAGGCGGAGCCGTGTTTGTTATGGAGCACGTGGACATGAGATTGCTGAGCAG GTACTCTGCTCAACTGGGGGAGCAACTAGCTGACCTGCACCTGCAtaataaaagacagaaagagaaacagatcaAGGCTGAGCAAACCATTG GAAAAGGATCCGGCCAGTCGGAGGTTCCTGTCGTTGACCGGTTCGGGTTCCACGTAGTGACGTGCTGCGGCTACATTCCTCAG GTGAATGACTGGCAGACTGACTGGGTGTCGTTTTACACCCAGCAGAGACTTCAGCACCAGCTGGGACTGGTGGAGCAGGCATACGGGGACAGGGAAGCCAGGGAGTTATGGGCCAGCCTCCAG CTGAAGGTCCCGCAGCTGTTCTCCGCCGTGGAGGTGGAGCCTGCGTTGCTCCACGGAGACCTGTGGAGCGGCAATGCGGCCGATTACTTGGACGGCCCCATCATCTTTGACTCGGGTTCGTTTTACGGCCACTCGGAGTGCGACCTGGCCCTCGGCAGCATGTTGGGCGGCTTCAGCAGACGGTTTTACAATGCCTACCACCAGAAGATCCCCAAGGCCCCGGGGTTTGGGAAACGGCTGAAGCTCTACCAACTCTTCCACAAACTTAACCAGTGGAATCACTTCGGCAACAGCTACAGAGAGTCCTCACTTTGCATGATGAAAGATCTCTTGAAGTAG
- the LOC113587308 gene encoding ketosamine-3-kinase-like isoform X2, with translation MEALLKRELGTAKLKATGHSGGGCISEGLSYDTDFGRVFAKINYKNQARQMFDGEKASLEAILSTNAIKAPRPMKVVDLNQGGAVFVMEHVDMRLLSRYSAQLGEQLADLHLHNKRQKEKQIKAEQTIGKGSGQSEVPVVDRFGFHVVTCCGYIPQVNDWQTDWVSFYTQQRLQHQLGLVEQAYGDREARELWASLQCFPIQSSRTPGRSTYFVCPIPAPSLPAEGPAAVLRRGGGACVAPRRPVERQCGRLLGRPHHL, from the exons ATGGAAGCGCTACTGAAGAGGGAGCTGGGAACTGCCAAGCTGAAAGCCACTGGACACTCCGGGGGCGGATGTATCAGCGAGGGCCTGAGCTATGACACAGACTTTGGAAGAGTCTTCGCCAAGATAAACTACAAGAACCAG GCTAGACAGATGTTTGATGGAGAGAAAGCGAGTCTGGAAGCCATCTTGTCCACGAACGCCATCAAAGCCCCGAGACCAATGAAGGTTGTGGACCTCAACCAAGGCGGAGCCGTGTTTGTTATGGAGCACGTGGACATGAGATTGCTGAGCAG GTACTCTGCTCAACTGGGGGAGCAACTAGCTGACCTGCACCTGCAtaataaaagacagaaagagaaacagatcaAGGCTGAGCAAACCATTG GAAAAGGATCCGGCCAGTCGGAGGTTCCTGTCGTTGACCGGTTCGGGTTCCACGTAGTGACGTGCTGCGGCTACATTCCTCAG GTGAATGACTGGCAGACTGACTGGGTGTCGTTTTACACCCAGCAGAGACTTCAGCACCAGCTGGGACTGGTGGAGCAGGCATACGGGGACAGGGAAGCCAGGGAGTTATGGGCCAGCCTCCAG TGTTTCCCAATCCAGTCCTCAAGGACCCCTGGACGATCCACATATTTCGTGTGTCCAATACCTGCGCCCTCCTTACCAG CTGAAGGTCCCGCAGCTGTTCTCCGCCGTGGAGGTGGAGCCTGCGTTGCTCCACGGAGACCTGTGGAGCGGCAATGCGGCCGATTACTTGGACGGCCCCATCATCTTTGA
- the LOC113587304 gene encoding 4-galactosyl-N-acetylglucosaminide 3-alpha-L-fucosyltransferase 9-like, which translates to MRRMTRLCPLAAPGMCPDLGCGILRFLRYSVLLLVVLISVTLYYGPSFQCLSRQLEPTLSSLRPVLILVWLWPFNKTFELDLCKPRFNIDGCILTADRELYRNADAVLVHHRDIAWDLSNLPQSPRPAQQKWIWMNSESPSNSLRIPGLNSLFNASLSYRRDADITVPYGSLVPLAQVQDAPATPEKSKLVCWIVSNYKPEHMRAHYYRELQKHVPIHVYGDFFNRHVSEQEYREIVSGCKFYLSFENSEHEDYITEKLFNALELGTVPVVQGPSRQNYERVVPGDTFIHVQDFPSMAGLARHLLLLNENHALYHCYFRWRRQFQVKISSFPIENACHSCDYIRRNRKYQVLTDLYQWYWEMSERGDLVSFLY; encoded by the coding sequence ATGCGACGAATGACCCGTTTGTGTCCGCTGGCAGCCCCAGGGATGTGTCCTGACCTGGGCTGTGGCATTCTGCGTTTCCTGCGCTACAGCGTCCTGCTCCTGGTCGTCCTGATCTCGGTCACCCTGTACTACGGCCCTTCCTTTCAATGCCTGAGTCGGCAGCTGGAGCCAACCCTCAGCTCCCTTCGCCCAGTGCTAATCCTGGTCTGGCTTTGGCCCTTCAACAAGACCTTCGAACTCGACCTCTGCAAGCCGCGATTCAACATAGACGGCTGCATCCTGACGGCCGACCGGGAGCTGTACAGAAATGCCGATGCTGTCCTCGTCCACCACAGGGACATAGCCTGGGATCTGTCCAACCTGCCCCAGTCCCCGCGACCGGCGCAGCAGAAGTGGATCTGGATGAACTCCGAGTCGCCGTCCAACTCGCTCCGGATCCCTGGACTGAACAGCCTGTTTAACGCATCGCTAAGCTACCGGAGGGATGCCGACATTACTGTGCCCTATGGGTCGCTGGTTCCACTCGCCCAGGTGCAGGATGCACCCGCAACTCCAGAGAAAAGCAAACTGGTGTGCTGGATAGTCAGCAACTACAAACCGGAGCACATGCGGGCCCACTACTACAGAGAGCTGCAGAAACACGTCCCGATTCATGTCTATGGGGACTTCTTCAACAGGCACGTTTCAGAGCAGGAATACCGGGAGATCGTCTCCGGCTGCAAATTTTACCTCTCCTTCGAGAACTCAGAGCATGAAGACTACATCACGGAAAAACTGTTCAACGCTCTGGAGTTGGGCACTGTGCCGGTGGTCCAAGGTCCCTCCCGCCAGAACTATGAGCGTGTTGTCCCTGGCGACACCTTCATCCACGTGCAGGACTTCCCTTCCATGGCAGGCCTGGCCaggcacctcctcctcctgaatgAAAACCATGCCCTGTATCACTGCTACTTCCGATGGAGGAGGCAATTCCAGGTGAAAATCTCCTCCTTTCCCATCGAAAATGCTTGCCACTCGTGTGATTACATCCGGCGGAACAGGAAGTACCAGGTGCTGACGGATCTCTACCAGTGGTACTGGGAGATGAGTGAAAGAGGAGATCTGGTGTCGTTTCTCTACTAA